ttatatatataaaattgacaATCTGTTAAATGTTCAAATTGGACAAAATCTGTTTTGTTCATTTAAAACGGACACAATCCGTATAAAACTGACAATCTGTTAAATGTTTAAATTGGACAAAATCCGTTttgtatgtataaaacggacacaaTCCGTTTTGTACGTATATAGTGGACACAATCCGTATAAAATTGACAATCTGTTAAATGTTCAAATTGGACAAAATCCATttgtatgtataaaacggacaaaatacgTTTTATACGTACAAATGGAATGTTTAAATTGGACAAAATCCGTTTTGTATGTATAAAAACGTTTTGTACGTATATAGTGGACACAGTCCGTATAAAattgacaaaatctgttatatgtatataaCAGGCAAAATCCGTTACATGTCTAAACCGCACAAAATCCGCTACATGTATAAACCAGACAAAATCTGTTAAATattcaaaatggacaaaatctgttttgTGCGTatataatggacaaaatccgctatatgtataaatcggacaaaatccattatggtCTGGTCACACGGCATAttatgattcctgaatgaaggggaaaaaagtagaaaagtcacaaattgttgagaaaaggtggacgagcgagctttatcaccaaatcgCCTGAGAATCAAGAGagcaaaaggaatgaaagagaaacaaaatgaaactgaagctaatgttgatctccacgctttaaacgaaacgtgcctggagccactgggGGAGCAgtttgtgtctgcatctctgcgtcccAGAAGCTCAGATATAAACAGAAGCAtgcgatccgacccactgtggagatctgtgcacacataGGTGGATCCACCTACTcaagttcctcgtccagaacaaaagagggatcacctccttcatcatcagaatccacactgtctggttcagactgacgacACGCTGTGTGCTCCGTCTTGccccaaataaaaaaaactgaagcgctaaACATTCATAAGACGTCTtatttttacagaaaaaaaaaacaacaccacactaaccacacacactaaatactCTACCAAAATAATACTCACTCCAAACAcgtcaaatatttctcaaatctctgaaATACCAAAACTGTCTGTACTATGTAACTATTGCTGTCTGTACACCCAAAAAGAGCACGTACTCAGCATTTTTCACGTGTCGTTGCTtttgtagatttgcttgcagctgcgtatgtttgcttttaatgtatgtgtTCTGTCGTGTGTAGCCCTTGCCACCACTcctgcctttttttcttttttttttttgttgttgcatcgTAGAAATGCACTCCGTTCTCAAAACGGTAAAGCAAATGGCACtcagttttaaaaatgtacagcgggacacactgcttccttgtcagggctgggaacatcagatcacaaagttcagattccttctgtgacccccccccctccaaaaaaaaaaaaaaaaaaacactggaaaatattgccatttaaagtcacaagcaaacttaaatGATCACCAGCACTGCGGCTGTGTGGATCAAGCAGTCAGTCACACGCGCACGGGTTCAATTACCAGTCCTGATAATGCATGCACGGGTGCTGTGGAcgtggatcagacacacacatgcatgcgctTCACtttctctccagctgattcactttggattaatgcattcagtgtttggatgtgttgtagtGGATGTACACTCACGCACAAAAGGACTGCCTTGTACATGATTTAGTGACTCAAATGTTCAAATGACTCAAACACTGGGTTTTCTGCtttcatatgtcacacctctgtggatcaaagctgttcacacgcgAATGTCCGTTGCTGCctgaactttttccacacttgatggcTCAAAGTgtcgcttctgtaaactgctgcctggtttgtGCAAACAGAGGCACAGCCAACACGAAATAGCTCCACGGAAACAAACGAGGCTGatcgcgctcctgcaaagccccccgcTTCGAACAAATATACAGCaatcaaggatcacttcctcaaaacttgtgaactgtcagacgctgaaagggccagcaggctcttctctctgcatgggctggaggacagcaagcccttcagagttcatgaacagaatgctgcagctccagccggactttttgtgcagcatcTCTGTCCTCATGTGTGCACAGTGCTGGAACACCACCACCATCACAGACTGCTGTGCGCTGGTGGAGAAGcccacaaattcttcctggctggccagcaccacggcatgacCACGGCAACACTCGCCACatcacacacagcagcagaagcccAACACCGCACACCAGCACCGCTGCGGAGGAGCCGCATCTCTACTCCACAAAAgggctcacaaactggcttctgcactgtgtgaaaacattcagctggtcgaacgaagtcaaactaaatgctaacattacaaaagcTTCACAAACGATAAAAAAACccatcaagaactacagcaaaacgaaatatggcCAAGTTCAGGTTATCGGTGGCATTCATTCAAATTATtcagcagtttaaaaatcctgatgaagtgccagctacaggaacgaagtgccagctgcaggaacaaagctgcacacaggttaaatgatgccaacaaaagtccagatttcttgtttcgtttcggcttcgttgccctttgttatgtgccctgtgaccggggctttacatgtataaaacagacaaaatcagttTTGTACATATATCACGGACAAAATCCGTtaaatgtataaaacggacaaaatccgttatatgtataaaatggacaaaatcctctGTATGtgtgacaaaatctgttatatgtgaaaaaaacagacaaaatctgtttcGTATGTATGTAATGGACAAACCCTGTtaaatgtataaaacggacaaaatctattaaatgtataaaacggacaaaatccgttaaatgtataaaacggacaaaatctgttatatgtataaaatggacaaaatacgctatatgtgtgaaacagacaaaatctgttatatgtgaaaaaactgacaaaatctgtTTTGTATGTATGTAATGGACAAACCCCGTTATATAtatgaaatggacaaaatccattaaatGTATGTAAcacattagttacagtcaggccaCGCCGAACGATCTACGGGGAATTCCCAGCCCCAATTAGCCTTATGTATTTTCTTGTATttacttgattaaaagcctgaccttgaatcagtACCTGTCtgatttaatgactgggtcaaaacttcACCTGAAAAAtccaaacacctgccttaaataagggcTGGGCATTATGCGCATTAAAAagtttacatttggtcgagtcactctttttgctAAGTcagctgtggagtggtaccttataatcctaaagcctgatttatgcttctccagctccataactccatggccatgcagTAACGTTGACATGCGCATGACccgtttaaagttctccgtcatgtTGGTGGGCATCTTAAttcaatttaccacaggaacaggagttttttctggattaatttgtccctcaataagctctgcttctttatacaatcatcacccTCCAAACCAGCGTTATGGTATGTTCAGTTTCCCTCCATGAATGGTCATTTGAGTGCATTTGTAGTTTTtcaactctgtgttgtaaagttggtcatatttatgGACTTTTCTTCCAAATGTATTTGATtcctgattgaaatgtaatcagcgtgcacactgaaaaaaaaattttaaaatatgacaggagaggaaagagtgaaaacgtaaaagtgaccaatcacagtccTTTGCGGCCACCGTCCTATTTATTTTATGCAGTGTTTGACGTTTATCCCTtccctttttattttcttttttttttcctgaaatgaCATCTAAAAATAATCAGATAGTCTGTCTGATATAACAGGTGACAGCATATAAATCAACCAGAAGAATGATTAGAATTGTGACAAACCACCTGGGTTTAACGTCCAACACATACCGATCAAAATCACTGCACAGACACTTCAGAGGGACTTCAAGATGACTTACAGACATTCCATGAGGGGACTGCCGTTTGTCTCAGATGACAAATTGTTAGTAGATGTGTTATTGCTGGTTTTGAATGTGGGTTCTTGGCAGACAGCAGCCCTCTTACTTACTTACCCCAACTACATACCGCCTCTGAATCTTTTAGCGTGATGCATTATTGGACCGTGCCACTTACTTATATCCCGGTTACTTCCAATACTCTGGTTCGGTGTGCacagctgtcaaggttgccaCGTGACAGGACCTCGTGGTTATTCCTGCTCTGCTTTCCTGCCTGTTGACTTCTAATGTGGGCCTGTTTCCTCAGAGGTTCCGCCAGGAGTCGAAGTTGTACGGATCCAGTGGAGGACGGGGGACAAAAGCTGAAGGTCGTGTCCCAGCCGGCTGTCGTTGATAAGGTATATCGGGGTCATGTGTTACAGTCTTTATTGTTAGCATCATTAATGACTCATGTACTTGATGTTTATTGATTGGTAAAATGCTGATGGTGTTCGTCTTCTTATATGGTCATGTTTGAATGTTCTCTGCTGAATTTGCCTACTGTATGACCTGTTTTTTTTGTATGGTTGATAACTGAAAGGTGTCTTCTTATTCATTGAATTACAAATACAAGTGGTACCTCCATGGTGACATCTTTACAGGACACAGCAGGGGTTTCCTCAACACCAGCTTGCCCTGGAATTATGACCTGAAATAACCACTGTGCATATGTGTGTCAAAAGTGTTGATAGAACTGCTGTGGGCAATCAGGGGACGAGGCCATCTTGTTTTTCTTGTGGGCAATCGGGACGAGGCCATCTTGTTTTTCTTGTGGGCAATCGGGACGAGGTCAAGTTGTTTTTCTTGTGGGCAATCGGGATGAGGTCAAGTTGTTTGTCTGATTGTGTAGCTGAGCGTGACTCGTGCAGTTCAAGTTAGGATGGtggggtttgtatgatattttctTTTTAGGTCATGATCAGCGCTGGTATACAAGAAGAAACAAGACAGCACTGCACGCAGGACGATAAGTGGACCAATCAAAAAAGAATACAACATCTTAGCGTAGTGACACAATGTTTAGACAGAAACTCAGATAGTATATATGGGTTCAGGAAGAGGTAGACAGGGTTCCAGAGAGCCTCAAAGCGCCTCACAGCCTCCAGACACCTGTCTGACTGCCAGGGCAAAGTAAGCatgagataagataaactttattgatctcacagaggggaaattcacatgttacgtctgctcttaaaaaacacacaagatgggtgcaagtagagaaattgttcatcaaacagcttgtgcaaggataagcaataataataatacttgtaacagtatgaGACATTAATTTTCTTATGTCTCATACTGTTACAAGTatgagagtatatatatatatatatatatatatatatatatatatatatatatatatatgaggtctattagaaaagtatccgaccttattatttttttcaaaaaccatatggatttgaattacgtgtgattgcgtcagacaagcttgaaccctcgtgcgcatgcgtgagatttttcacgcctgtcggttgcgtcattcccctgtgagcaggctttgagtgaggtgtggtccacccctctcgtcgttttttattgcgaataaatgtctgaaggatttggagctttgctgcatcaatttttttccagaaactgagagacctccaggtggacaccgtttgaaaaattaatatggctttcagggacgattttatggggattaaacagattacggagtgttactgccgctttaaggatggcccacaactcctgagagtgcagcgcgctcccagcccccatcgacaggctgacaccccgctggaacaaccagatcatttccaatgtgaaggctttgttgatccgggacctggtctgactttcacaaaaaggcagaagatgtggacatcagcactttatcggcacattccaccgttacaggagtttttttcatggaaaaataagcggagggacgcgccaccgtgccgctcatggcgcggcacaaaaccacctcggtgttggtctctcaggacagctttcaggtggatttcagacggattccggttgcagacagatttttgaacttgcaaCACACTAAGGATTAATACTTGGGCTGCTAATGTCTGCTAACACTACTTCGACACAAATTTAAGTTCCTGTTGAGATGTATTGTGGGAGCCGTAATGATTTCAGCAACATAATGCCTGTTGTCCACATGACCCCAAAATGGCCAAAAGATAGATTTCCAAGTTTATCCCACCTTCTTTTAAGCAGACGGCTAACAGCttgcttaaaaacaaaaaaaaaaactgaacaaaaaCAGGAAGTTGTCGGGTGAAACCCCCACCTTCCTGAATCTCCAAGCAGCCTTATGGGCAGTGGTGCTATCTACATGTGGCGGACTTGATTGCATCCTATCTGAATCCAGCCTTGTAACCACTTTGGTCAGTTTAATGCTGAAAATAAATGAAGTTGCTCAACTACACTTACTGCATTGTTTTAACAGTGTTAATCACTTTGAACTTATTAAGCTGGTAAGTTAACTGATAAGCATCGACTGTCGCTCTCACTTTAGAAAAAAGGtttgtgcatttttttgtttttacttttccaAATGAACTCCCCCTTTAAACACGTTATGCACCCAGTGCTTTGTAAATCATCGTGCTGATATTCACCGTTTCACCTTTTCTCCTCTCTCAGGATTCCATCAGCCACAGCTACGCGGCAGGCATCCTCCTGTCCTCTGAGAACAGCCGCTCTGCCTCTCTTTCTGACCGGAGGCTCATCTCACATGTAGCCGCGACATCCACACCCGCGGCCACTCAGTCCCGGCCGGAGTGCTCCATCAGCCCGGAGAGTAACGATAGCATCTCCGAGGAGCTCAACCACTTCAAGCCCATTGTTTGCTCACCCTGCACACCACCGAAGCGTCTACCCGATGGCCGACTGATGGAGCCCACCATTATCAAGTCCACGCCGCGGAATCTCACCCGCGGCCTCCAGAAGGCCACCAGCTATGAGGCCAGCCCGGCTGTCCTGCAGAAGTGGAGGCAGATTGAGCTGGATCGCCAGCGCATCAACATGAACTCCAAGGCAACACTGACGAGCCCCATCAGTGAGCTCCACGCCAAAACGGGCTGGGCGGAAGACGGGAGCGGTGCGGGCACCACAAAGACTCGTCAGGTGCTGTCAGCAGGACACGATGGTGATGGAGTCTTTAACAAGAGGAGGCTGGTCTTTGACCCGCCGGATAGCTTTCAGAAACCATCGGTTAAGATTTGGGTGCCTGCGATCCGCTACAACAGTGAGGTGACTGTTCGGGGAAGCTCACGGTCAGACCAGACAGTTGGAACGCCGGAACTGTGCAGTGAAGCCATGATTGACAGGAAACGATCCTTTTCGCCTTATCCAAGGAAGTCAGGTTTTCAGTGTTGTAAGTTATCATGTAAGGACTCCATCAGTACCAGGAAGGACGAGGACAGTGGCATCTACAACCAGTCTGCCTCACGCAGAGGCAGGAAGAGGAAGCAGAAGACGAAACACTTGGACTCTGACAGGGAGGTGGACCCAAAGAGGAGTAAGTCAGCCAACCAGGACACCTGTGTCCAGCAGTTAAAGCAGGATCGAGCCCTGGCCTTGAAGCTCCAGAGACAGTTTGACCTGGAGAACCAGGGCGTCAATAGGAGACAAAGCCCTGACAAGTACTTCCTGCGTTCCTGGATGGCTAATCATAACCGCAGGAGGCGTAGTCTTCGACGAATCTCCAAGAAGCTTTAGTGAGGTTTGGAAACAGGAGGGGTTAATCTTCTGACACGTGCAGTCTCTGACCAGCGTTCTTTGTCATTCCAGTTTAACTCTGTGTTTGGGGGTTGTCGTGTagtaattctatggtaacggaattccAATGACCGCTAAATCTGGCTGTTTTTTTATCAGCTGAGGTGGTAATTCTCTTGCTGTAGAGTTGCCCTTAATATATCAAATTCAGCTTCCTGAAGACACTGACTGTACCGAAACCCATTTCTGCTGGAAAATTAAAATACCTGATAGGAAATGATTGACAGGTGGGCGCAGTAAAGCAAATTGAGCTAAAAGTCCAAATTTAGAGATACATTTGATGTCAGGCGGCACAAAACCCAGCTGGTGCTGAGTCAAACCAGTCGTGAAGTAAGATGCACCAGTTCCTCCGACGCTTTCTCTTTCAGTGCAAAAGCACAAACTGACACAACACTGAAGGATAACGCCGGAAAAATGAGTGACTTCAAAAGGATAACGCCGGAAAAATGAGTGACTTCAAACATGTTTAAAGTCTCAGAGAGAGTGAAGTCTGTGCAGCCATGTGACGCCGCACAGCTTGATGGGAAAGTCATACTGCGGTTACTGTGACTGTGATGTAAATGAATGggttggggttttgtgtgtgtgtgtgtgtgtgtgtgtgtgtgtgtgtgtgtgtgtgtgtgtgtgtgtgtgtgtgtgtgtgtgtgtgtgtgtgtgtgtgtgtgtgtgtagttttacAGTTGGATCCATACGGCGATAAAACAAAAATGTCATTCACATGCTAACTTTGTACTAATTCAGTACATTGACAAAACACAGTGGAACCTCAGTTTTAGATCTTAATTCTTTCCTAAATGTTGTTCTTATACTAAAACCAATTTTTCCATAAGCAACAATGTAAAACAAAACCCAACTTCTTGGCTGGACCAAGCGGCCAAATCACCGAGCACGAGGGCTTTTTGGCACCAATAAgtcaccatagaagaagaagtgAATGAGGAAAAACTCACCTTTCAACCATTGTGCTTGGTGCCCAAGCTACATTATCCAGTGCACCACATgcatactggctgtaaatatgGCTCATGGTCACCTCGGGGGGACACTCACCCCGTaccatggcttcagcttcttggcTTTGTCTGCAGTCTGTATCACGATAAACTGTATTGTCCGCGTGTCTGAGGTTGTCAACAACGACAACCGCTAAGTTCTGGGTCCAGCTCGGTAAACTTCAGCCGTCTTTGACCAAAGCACACTCGCCACCTTGCAGACAAGCCGGTGCCCAGCCCCCCACGCAAGTTCTCTTGACCCAGATTTTCACccattgatctgtatatattactggatcactcattggcccacacacgcCATACAAGCAAGTGgtggccatcttgccactcccaattTATGCAGACTGCAaatagacagcttattagaacgtcGTCAATTTCAAGTAAGCTtgtagcaacaacacctaaagctccaaaactatgtacAAGTAGACCTAATGTCAGAcctaatgtcttaaaatagtttgtccaacacaaaactcaacatgcggctacacatgttgagttaataagccacttattattattatctttgcttatatgctggaataagggagagaactcttcaaattattgttcattacttcccatttcagtctactcacaggtgaaatgtttgtccacagcctttgatctggtgatttgcacagtttatagctacacatgaaggcattttttaacaaaattacaaagaataagtTGTGTGTGGCTCATTAAAGATTAATAGAAAAGAGCATTCAGGAGCGGGacatgggagtggtaatatggcggccggtttgcttcaaaaatattgaccATTGAGTGATCCAGTATTACATAGAGATCAGTGGAGGGAACACAAATCGACAAACCTACACATCTCGTTCACAcatcacattcttacaccagctgTACTGCTGTCAGTAAATAAACGCAGGCCGATTTTGCCATGTgggtggagatgataaactgttttgtgtgtgtgtgtgttggggggagggcAGCTAACATCATATACAAAATAGTGTATAGTAATTTAATGAAGTAGACTATTAAATTTCACTTGACCTGTACAGAGGAGACTTGATGGCGGAACATTAGCAACAACTTTTCCACCTCATCCAGTGTCTGTGAGCTTTGTTAATCATCGTCACTCCTTTGGCAACATTAGCTCCTTTATCGCCACTGTGTTTTTCAGTGTGGTACAGATTGAGGATAAAAAGAAAATCTAGGTTGTGTAATCCTGCTGAGGACGCGTGTCATCACACAGCACTAGCTGCCGTGCGACTCACACGCGTCTGCCAGAAGATGGATGTAGTTCATGAACCAAACAGAAAATGCACCAGCTTTCAAACAATGGAAGCTGGTGCATTTTCTGTTTGAAAAATATGTTCGTGAACCAATTAGGAATGCagcgatccacaatttttcactccgATCCGATCCCGACATCTGAATTCGGATATCtgcagataccgatacttttccaatacgataccagagctctgtttgctttaatattattactgtcattactgttgattttatatgaggattttcttaaaaaggagacctgaaagttcagctacaatttaccagaagaTGCATttaagatgaaagactagatttgatgttttggtgaaagaattaagtactttttaaaGAATTaaggacttttatagccttatttttaaagacttaaagagaaaagacagcgcgCTCTGtctcctcaattttcaatttcagtggagctttattgatatgggagacatgtttacattgtcaaagcaagtgttagagtaaaaaataaaaattaagtcctctgtctctctctctccctgtctgtctctatctctgccTGTCGGCTaactttagcacacattttcagcaacaattcagttaattttttttagaaaatctGTGCTTGACGAACATACAATTTGAA
The sequence above is drawn from the Thalassophryne amazonica chromosome 4, fThaAma1.1, whole genome shotgun sequence genome and encodes:
- the LOC117508864 gene encoding E3 ubiquitin-protein ligase RNF169-like — its product is MPKTISAFIRKTKTSSSCTGGSARSRSCTDPVEDGGQKLKVVSQPAVVDKDSISHSYAAGILLSSENSRSASLSDRRLISHVAATSTPAATQSRPECSISPESNDSISEELNHFKPIVCSPCTPPKRLPDGRLMEPTIIKSTPRNLTRGLQKATSYEASPAVLQKWRQIELDRQRINMNSKATLTSPISELHAKTGWAEDGSGAGTTKTRQVLSAGHDGDGVFNKRRLVFDPPDSFQKPSVKIWVPAIRYNSEVTVRGSSRSDQTVGTPELCSEAMIDRKRSFSPYPRKSGFQCCKLSCKDSISTRKDEDSGIYNQSASRRGRKRKQKTKHLDSDREVDPKRSKSANQDTCVQQLKQDRALALKLQRQFDLENQGVNRRQSPDKYFLRSWMANHNRRRRSLRRISKKL